From the Hyphomicrobium sp. ghe19 genome, one window contains:
- a CDS encoding bifunctional acetate--CoA ligase family protein/GNAT family N-acetyltransferase: MTIRNLTHLMAPKSVALIGASSKPGSVGLTVMRNLSAAGFAGDITLVNPNHSEVDGRHCYGSVNDLGEPPDLAVVAAPPAAVPGIIADLGRKGTRAAVVLTAGLGPRSKEMLEAARPNCLRILGPNCIGLMAPQIGLNASFAHRAPLAGDLAFVSQSGALITAIIDWAAAREIGFSHVVSLGEMADIDLGDMLDYLATERSSRAILLYVEAVTHAPKFLSAARRAARLKPVVVVKSGRHSGGARAALSHTGALAGSDAAYDAAFRRSGLLRVKTLDELFAAAEILAHAPKLDGERLAILTNGGGAGVLAADELQDAEGVLAKLDIKTTAALNKVLPPTWSHGNPVDIIGDATPKRYTDALHELLQDPQSDAVLVLHCPTAITPARDAATAVIDEINLNRRDSSPPKPVITCWLGEPVAREPRELFTANNIPTFATTSEAVTGFMQLVDYARAQTELMQTPTVAAEERSYQPEDAAEEIQRILGAGRTVASALETKTILAAYGIPTNKATLAKTPAEVRTIASDVLKQAQACVIKIASPDISHKSDVGGVHLGLESAVSAEQAAVEMLAHIKTKLPDARIDGFTIEPMISRPNALEIIVGMNVDETFGPMMLFGAGGVAVEVINDSALALPPLDNLLARQMIAETRISRLLAGYRDRPASDINAVADVLVRVSDLIIRHLEIRELDINPLLVDENGVIAIDARLKLADERISPRHELAIRPYPSGLQKTITIDGIGEITLRAVRPDDEPRYGPFFARISPDDIRLRFFTGRSAFPHSFLATLTQIDYAREMAFVAIKKDSGDLLGVSRLILEPDRTRGEFGVLVRSDLHSHGLGRHLMNALMSYARSEGVTELFGLVHIENRQMLTMADELGFKLHTIPDDPSVREVVWHPQGVTARANLS, translated from the coding sequence ATGACCATACGAAATCTCACTCATCTGATGGCGCCAAAATCCGTCGCATTGATTGGCGCCAGTTCGAAGCCAGGCTCTGTGGGGCTCACGGTGATGCGCAATCTCTCGGCAGCGGGCTTTGCAGGCGACATCACCCTGGTTAATCCCAATCACTCAGAGGTCGATGGGCGCCACTGCTACGGCTCGGTGAACGATCTCGGTGAGCCGCCTGACTTGGCGGTCGTCGCTGCACCGCCTGCCGCGGTACCTGGAATAATCGCCGACCTCGGCCGCAAAGGAACACGCGCTGCTGTCGTATTGACGGCGGGTCTCGGCCCAAGATCGAAAGAGATGCTCGAAGCTGCTCGTCCCAATTGTCTGCGCATCCTCGGCCCGAACTGCATCGGCCTTATGGCTCCACAGATCGGCCTCAATGCGAGCTTTGCGCATCGGGCTCCGCTGGCTGGCGATTTGGCTTTCGTATCGCAATCTGGCGCGCTGATAACCGCGATCATTGACTGGGCGGCTGCTCGTGAGATCGGCTTCTCACATGTGGTGTCCCTGGGAGAAATGGCAGACATCGACCTGGGCGACATGCTCGACTATCTCGCGACCGAGCGGTCTAGCCGCGCTATTCTGCTCTATGTCGAGGCCGTTACGCACGCCCCAAAGTTTCTGTCTGCCGCACGCCGCGCAGCAAGATTGAAGCCCGTTGTTGTCGTCAAGAGCGGCCGCCACTCCGGCGGAGCCCGTGCCGCTCTTTCGCACACTGGCGCGTTGGCTGGCTCTGATGCTGCCTATGATGCTGCGTTTCGCCGTTCGGGTTTGCTACGTGTCAAAACGCTCGACGAACTTTTCGCGGCCGCAGAAATTCTCGCCCACGCACCAAAGCTCGACGGCGAACGATTGGCAATCCTGACGAACGGCGGCGGTGCCGGCGTCCTCGCTGCCGACGAATTGCAGGATGCCGAGGGCGTCCTGGCGAAGCTCGATATCAAGACGACAGCAGCGCTCAACAAAGTGCTTCCGCCAACCTGGTCGCACGGCAATCCTGTCGACATCATCGGCGACGCCACTCCGAAGCGGTACACAGATGCGCTTCACGAACTTCTCCAAGATCCGCAGTCCGACGCCGTTCTTGTTTTGCACTGTCCGACCGCGATCACGCCGGCGCGTGACGCAGCGACTGCCGTGATCGACGAAATCAATCTGAATCGCCGCGACAGCAGCCCGCCAAAGCCTGTCATCACGTGCTGGCTCGGAGAGCCGGTCGCAAGGGAACCGCGCGAGCTATTCACGGCAAACAATATCCCGACATTCGCGACGACGTCCGAAGCAGTTACCGGTTTCATGCAGCTGGTCGATTATGCGCGAGCCCAAACTGAATTGATGCAGACGCCGACCGTTGCCGCCGAAGAGCGGAGCTACCAGCCGGAAGACGCGGCTGAGGAAATTCAACGCATCCTCGGGGCCGGACGCACGGTGGCGTCAGCGCTCGAAACAAAAACGATCCTGGCAGCCTATGGTATCCCGACCAACAAGGCGACGCTGGCAAAGACTCCCGCCGAGGTTCGAACCATCGCCTCTGACGTGCTGAAGCAGGCTCAGGCTTGCGTGATCAAGATTGCGTCGCCCGATATCTCGCACAAATCCGATGTCGGGGGCGTGCACCTCGGACTGGAGAGCGCTGTATCCGCAGAACAGGCGGCAGTGGAGATGCTGGCGCACATCAAGACTAAGCTGCCGGACGCGCGCATCGATGGATTTACCATTGAACCCATGATCAGCAGGCCAAATGCGCTCGAAATCATCGTCGGGATGAACGTCGATGAAACATTCGGCCCCATGATGTTGTTCGGCGCCGGTGGCGTCGCTGTTGAAGTCATCAACGATAGTGCCCTCGCGTTGCCGCCGCTCGATAACCTTCTCGCCCGCCAGATGATAGCTGAGACCCGCATCTCTCGCTTGCTTGCCGGATATCGCGACCGGCCTGCATCCGATATCAACGCCGTCGCCGATGTATTGGTGCGCGTGAGCGACCTCATTATCCGTCACCTCGAAATCCGCGAATTGGATATCAATCCATTATTGGTCGACGAGAACGGCGTGATAGCGATCGACGCGCGGCTAAAGCTCGCCGATGAGCGGATTAGCCCAAGACACGAACTCGCTATCCGGCCCTATCCCTCAGGGTTGCAAAAAACGATCACCATCGATGGCATTGGCGAGATTACGCTGCGGGCGGTCCGCCCAGACGACGAACCGCGCTACGGGCCATTCTTCGCCCGCATATCACCGGACGACATACGACTTCGCTTCTTTACGGGCCGGAGTGCGTTTCCGCATTCGTTTTTAGCGACGCTGACACAGATCGACTACGCAAGAGAAATGGCATTTGTTGCGATAAAGAAGGACTCCGGCGACCTGCTCGGTGTGTCACGCCTCATTCTGGAACCTGATCGGACCCGAGGTGAGTTCGGCGTGCTCGTCAGATCCGACCTGCATAGCCACGGTCTTGGCCGGCATCTCATGAACGCGCTGATGAGTTACGCGCGTTCCGAAGGAGTGACGGAGTTGTTTGGACTTGTGCACATTGAGAACCGGCAGATGCTCACGATGGCGGACGAACTTGGCTTCAAGTTGCACACGATCCCGGACGATCCATCTGTTCGAGAAGTCGTCTGGCATCCTCAAGGCGTCACCGCTCGTGCGAACCTGTCTTAG
- a CDS encoding alpha/beta hydrolase, with protein MLTKVEDGGPELGIVSTSGRTIKSDSGAAESLRAHEQNAFYNNLDRYLHYLLARTTAGVSPAACANAYFDWAIHLATSPGRQLELFGEAVHQWTRLADFAKAAALTGADAAPCILPRSNDKRFRSERWKDFPFNLYGQSFLLWEEWWHSAVTGVRGVERQNAERLDFIMRQTLDVFAPTNFPLTNPDVLVRTEAEAGFNLVRGLWNFLEDLKRLRDGEGPEGVENFRVGETIAVTPGKVIFRNDLIELIQCAPTTPDVYPEPILIIPAWIMKFYILDLRPENSLVKYLTAQGFTVFMVSWRNPGEEDRDTSFEDYRRLGVMAAIDAVSKVAGGQKIHAAGYCLGGTLLATAAAAMALDNDDRLKSVTFLAAQADFREAGELTLFIDESQISFLEDMMQQQGFLDSTQMAGAFQLLRSNDLIWSHVINRYLLGERQPIFDLLAWNADATRMPYRMHSDYLRSLFLNNDLAEGRYTVDGRAIALTDLRMPIFALGTETDHVAPWRSVYKFNILSDTDVTFVLTSGGHNAGVISPPGSSGRSYRMATKLETDSFESADEWHANAPKFDGSWWPAWTGWLAERSSKKSAPPPMGASGDGLEPLASAPGTYVYQR; from the coding sequence GTGTTGACCAAGGTGGAGGACGGCGGGCCTGAGCTGGGTATTGTTTCCACAAGCGGGCGCACGATAAAGTCTGACAGCGGCGCCGCCGAATCCTTGCGCGCGCACGAACAGAATGCATTTTATAATAACCTCGACCGCTATTTGCACTATCTGCTTGCGCGGACGACCGCCGGTGTGTCTCCCGCCGCGTGCGCCAATGCTTACTTCGATTGGGCCATTCACTTGGCAACGTCTCCAGGCCGTCAACTCGAGCTTTTTGGTGAAGCCGTCCATCAATGGACCCGGCTGGCGGACTTCGCAAAAGCTGCGGCATTGACGGGTGCTGATGCAGCTCCATGCATTCTGCCACGGTCGAATGACAAGCGCTTTCGCTCCGAACGCTGGAAGGATTTTCCCTTCAACCTCTATGGCCAATCGTTTTTGCTTTGGGAGGAGTGGTGGCATTCCGCAGTCACGGGAGTGCGCGGAGTGGAAAGGCAGAACGCCGAGCGTCTCGACTTCATTATGAGACAGACGCTCGATGTCTTCGCCCCCACGAATTTTCCGCTGACGAATCCGGATGTCCTCGTCCGTACCGAAGCAGAGGCGGGCTTCAATCTCGTTCGCGGACTATGGAATTTTCTCGAAGATCTGAAGCGGCTTCGTGACGGAGAGGGGCCGGAAGGCGTAGAAAATTTCAGGGTCGGTGAAACGATCGCGGTGACGCCCGGAAAAGTCATCTTTCGCAATGACCTGATCGAGCTGATCCAATGCGCGCCGACGACGCCGGATGTGTACCCCGAGCCGATACTCATCATTCCCGCCTGGATCATGAAATTCTACATTCTGGATCTCCGGCCCGAGAACTCGCTGGTCAAGTATCTCACGGCCCAGGGTTTCACCGTGTTCATGGTTTCCTGGCGCAACCCAGGGGAAGAGGATCGCGATACGAGCTTTGAAGATTATCGCCGTCTTGGCGTGATGGCCGCGATCGACGCGGTCAGCAAAGTTGCGGGAGGACAGAAAATTCATGCAGCCGGCTACTGCCTCGGCGGGACACTGCTGGCGACGGCGGCGGCGGCCATGGCACTCGACAATGACGATCGTCTCAAATCGGTAACGTTTCTTGCGGCTCAAGCGGACTTCAGGGAAGCAGGTGAACTGACGTTGTTCATCGACGAAAGTCAGATTTCTTTCCTCGAAGACATGATGCAGCAGCAGGGCTTCCTCGATAGCACTCAGATGGCAGGAGCTTTCCAGCTCCTCCGCTCGAACGATCTCATCTGGTCGCATGTCATCAATCGTTACCTCCTGGGCGAACGCCAGCCCATCTTCGATTTATTGGCTTGGAACGCAGATGCCACGCGTATGCCTTACCGTATGCATTCGGATTATCTGCGCTCCCTTTTTCTGAACAATGATCTCGCGGAAGGACGCTACACAGTCGATGGGCGAGCGATTGCGCTCACCGATCTGCGTATGCCGATATTCGCACTCGGAACCGAGACCGACCACGTCGCGCCATGGCGATCGGTCTACAAGTTCAACATCCTGAGCGACACGGATGTTACGTTTGTGCTGACCAGCGGAGGGCATAATGCGGGCGTCATATCGCCTCCGGGATCATCGGGACGCAGCTATCGGATGGCGACCAAGCTTGAAACAGATAGCTTCGAAAGCGCCGACGAGTGGCATGCGAACGCGCCCAAATTCGACGGCTCCTGGTGGCCGGCGTGGACGGGTTGGCTCGCCGAGCGGTCATCCAAAAAATCTGCGCCACCACCAATGGGCGCATCTGGCGATGGACTTGAACCCCTCGCAAGTGCGCCAGGAACCTACGTCTATCAGCGTTGA
- a CDS encoding phasin family protein, which produces MAGRFAAWNSDAQHATEEIAHGWLRFVGDRMAKDAAFPQQLASCKTINDVYQVYAQFWQQAANDYGKGFTAFADNMWQAARGPFAPFSSDKLQ; this is translated from the coding sequence ATGGCCGGAAGATTTGCAGCTTGGAATTCAGACGCACAGCACGCGACGGAGGAAATCGCGCACGGCTGGCTCCGGTTCGTCGGCGACCGCATGGCAAAGGACGCCGCTTTTCCCCAGCAGCTCGCAAGCTGCAAGACAATCAACGACGTCTACCAGGTCTATGCGCAGTTCTGGCAGCAGGCTGCCAATGACTATGGCAAGGGCTTTACTGCCTTCGCCGATAACATGTGGCAAGCGGCGCGCGGGCCATTCGCGCCGTTCTCCTCAGACAAGCTCCAATAG
- a CDS encoding CBS domain-containing protein: MKALDIMTKNVVSVTPDSSIADMAATMQKFRVSGLPVIDANGALVGMVTEGDCLRRAETGTETKRSGWRSFLAAPSTLAGEYVRSHGRKVSDVMTRDLVTIGEHTDIDEIVHLMEKHQIKRLPVLRDDAVIGIVSRANLVQALASLARGASSVREDDAVIREKVRAELGKLPWMASEFITPTVKDGIVDLWGSFTAYQQDEAAVVAAENVPGVKEVRNHLAWVDPVSGLVVYSPDDKEQCLPEEPVS; the protein is encoded by the coding sequence ATGAAAGCGCTGGATATTATGACCAAAAATGTGGTGTCGGTCACACCAGACTCCTCAATCGCGGACATGGCGGCGACGATGCAGAAGTTCCGCGTTAGCGGTTTGCCCGTGATAGACGCCAACGGGGCGCTGGTTGGCATGGTCACCGAGGGTGATTGCCTGCGCCGCGCTGAAACGGGGACCGAAACCAAGAGATCCGGCTGGCGTTCGTTTTTGGCGGCGCCCTCAACACTCGCGGGAGAATACGTCCGTTCTCATGGCCGCAAGGTCTCCGACGTAATGACGCGAGATCTGGTCACGATCGGTGAACATACGGATATCGATGAGATTGTTCATCTCATGGAGAAGCATCAGATCAAGCGGCTGCCCGTTTTGAGGGATGACGCCGTGATTGGAATTGTCAGCCGGGCCAATCTCGTGCAAGCGCTGGCAAGCCTGGCTCGTGGCGCTAGTTCCGTTCGTGAGGATGATGCCGTCATCCGCGAGAAGGTGCGTGCGGAGCTGGGCAAGCTACCGTGGATGGCCAGCGAATTCATTACTCCCACGGTGAAGGATGGCATCGTAGATCTCTGGGGTTCATTTACCGCCTATCAACAGGATGAGGCCGCCGTGGTGGCTGCCGAAAATGTTCCGGGTGTCAAAGAGGTGCGAAACCACCTCGCATGGGTCGATCCGGTCTCCGGACTGGTCGTGTATTCTCCTGACGACAAGGAGCAATGTCTGCCGGAAGAACCTGTATCTTGA